The DNA window ATCGCGGACGGCACCGCGTCAGGTACTGCCGGCAGCGGCCCGTCGTAGGGCCGGTGCTCGAAGTATCCGCCGCGCAGGATCAGGCTGAAGAACGACCAGGGGTGATCATGGAAGACGCCGCCGTGGTCACTGCTGCGGATGTGGTGCAGGCGCAAGGCCAACCAGGGCCGGGGCTGGCCACGGTCGTCGACGCCGGCGCGGCAGATGCGCAGCAGCCAGAAGCGATCCATGTACGGCGTGCCGTCGGCGTTGACCAGGTGGAAGTAGGGCGTGCGGGCGCCGCGTCGAATCAGTGCGGTGGCAAGGCGGTCCAGCACGCGGCGGCCCATCGTGCGCGGCGGCGCCTGCAGATCCAGGTAACTACCGCAGCGGCCGCACGACTCCATATCCGGCCAGTCGCGCGCGCAGCCGAACAGGGCACACAGGAAGGCGCGAACGCGGTTCATGAGTGATCCCCCGTGTATGTGGGGATCAGGCCATTGGCCGCAGTCAGCGAGCCGGCCTGGATCTGGCGTACGCGGCGCGCGCGCTCGGCGTGGCCACCACCGGCCGGCGCC is part of the Stenotrophomonas lactitubi genome and encodes:
- a CDS encoding cyclin family protein, with product MNRVRAFLCALFGCARDWPDMESCGRCGSYLDLQAPPRTMGRRVLDRLATALIRRGARTPYFHLVNADGTPYMDRFWLLRICRAGVDDRGQPRPWLALRLHHIRSSDHGGVFHDHPWSFFSLILRGGYFEHRPYDGPLPAVPDAVPSAIAEEPYSSTWYGAGQLLFRRAEGWHRIALAEDLQAEGTWTLVLTLPPRACSWGFRIRGHKIEHRAYFRKEAVRQRARQQTHVSGRSGWNP